TCTAATGAGGTAGCCTAGTAAGTATGATGAATGACATTCAAGCAGAAATTACGGCTATTCAAACTCAAATTGAGGCTCTATGTCAGGAACGTACTTCACTGACAACTGATCCAATAGATTTAGAAAGTGCGTCTCCAGAAGAGATTGCAAATGCTTACCGTCGCCGTGCTAAACAAGATTTACAATTATTTGCAGAAGTTAAAGGTATTGACGATGCGATCGCTGCTTTAGAAGCGCAACTTGCTCAAAAAATTGAGTTGGCATCGCAACCGCAGAATAATTCTCTAGAACAACGTGTTGTTGCTGGTAAAAGACAGGCTTTAGCCCAAGCTGAACGGATTAATCAACTCGCCGCTGAACTTGCTGCTGAACTACAGTCACTCAAAGCAACTGCGGATGAACTCAGCCCCGGTTATTGGCAGGTGTATTACAAACCTTTGATTACTGGCTTTAGATCGATCTCGGTTCCCTACGTGCGTACTGATAGCGATGTGTTAACAATTGTAAATCGCATCGTTTAATTCATGCTCTTTGAGCAACCTGAAGCACTGAGAGGTAGGAAACTGGGATACTTGTAATCCAATTTCTCGCAAGTACTTCCTTTAAACCAGCAAATAATGCCACTTAAAAGCGTGAGATAGTCATCAATACTATATGCAGCTTCCCAGGTTAATTGTTCGGATTCTAAATCCTTAAATAGCCCTGACGCGATCGCTGTTTGTCCTAAACCTACTGATACTTTCTTCCTGAGTGCTTCTCACTTCATATTCTGCAAGAGATGGTGCATAAGTTTGATAAACCTCCTGCAATAGTTGGTAAATAGCGTATGGAGGTTGAATTGGAATAGCGTTCCACAGCAAAATCAATGAACCGTTGTCTTGCAATGCAGTAGCAGCTTTTGAATACCCAATCTCAGGTGAAATCCAATGAAAAGATGTTGCAGCAACGACAGCATTGAATTTCTTAGCCTCCACGTGCCACTCTTCAAAAGAAGTATTTACAATCTTGACATTTGGATACTGAATGCAGTTTTGCTGTGCTAACCGGCACATTTCTGGGTTTGGTTCTAGGCAAATCATCGAAAAGCCACGATCTGCAAATGCGACTGTTGCAATCCCAGAACCACAGCCTACTTCTAAAATAATTGCTTCATCAGGCAGTTTGGCTAACTCTATTGCGCGATTAATTAGCTGTTGAGGATAGCGCGGTCTTACTTGGTTGTAAGCCTCTGCGGCTGCACTGTACCAGTTTTTCCTTTGTTCTGAAGTATGGACACTGGCAACTGTACTGTACCAGTCTTTGGCTTGTTTTAGTGTCATGGGTTTCGAGACTTTTAAGTTATATACGCTGTTGCGATCGCCACCTTATTTCCTGCTCTTAACATTTATTCATTAAGATTTGTAATACAAAACTGCACTAAGTATTTATTCTTAAAATGCTAATTGCTATGAATATACCTTTTCAAAACTTCACGTAACTTAATAGAATATATGGCATAGGCAATAGGTATTTATCCTCAGTCATGCTTAGCACACAAATTCCTTGGTTAACAACTATTATTCTGTTACCGCTGGTGGCTGCCCTAGCCATTCCTTTAATTCCAGACAATCAAGGTAAAACAGTTCGCTGGTACGCCTTAGGAGTAGGGATAGCGGATTTGGTTCTGATGGTATACGCCGTTTGGCAGAACTACGATTTACAAATCTCAACATTTCAACTAGCAGAAAGCTATCCTTGGATACCCCAGCTAGGCATGAACTGGTCGGTTGCGGTAGATGGCTTATCATTACCGTTGGTATTGCTAACAGGTTTTGTCACAACTTTGTCAATCTTGGCAGCGTGGAACGTCACGAAAAAGCCACGCTTGTTTTTCGCGTTGATGCTAATGATGTACAGCGCACAGATTGGCGTATTTGTTGCCCAGGATATGCTGTTGTTCTTCCTGATGTGGGAACTTGAATTAGTCCCTGTCTACTTACTAATTTCGATTTGGGGAGGACAAAATCGCCGCTATGCAGCAACAAAGTTCATCCTCTACACTGCTGCTGGATCGATATTTATCCTAGTAGCTGCGTTTGCGATGGCAATGTATGGTGATGTCGTTACCTTCGACATGGCAACTTTAGGTATTAAGCAATATCCTAGAGCGTTTGAACTTTTGGTTTATGCTGCACTACTCATTGCTTTTGGCGTCAAATTACCAATTTTTCCACTACATACTTGGCTTCCAGATGCCCACAGTGAAGCTTCTGCACCTGTTTCAATGATTTTGGCAGGAGTTTTGCTCAAAATGGCAGGCTACGGGCTAATTCGCATGAATATCGAAATGTTGCCCAATGCCCATGTTTCGTTTGCTCCCGTACTGGCAATTTTGGGTGTCGTTAATATTGTCTACGGTGCATTAACTGCGTTTGCACAAACAAATCTCAAGCGCCGTTTAGCTTATTCTTCAATCGCGCACATGGGTTTTGTATTAATTGGTATTGCTTCGTTTACCGAACTTGGTATTGGCGGTGCAGTACTGCAAATGGTATCGCATGGTTTGATTGCGGCTAGCTTATTCTTCTTATCTGGAGTCACTTACGAGCGCACGCACACGTTGATCATGGAGAAGATGGGCGGTATGGCGCAAGCAATGCCCAAAGTTTTCGCACTCTTCACCGCTGGGGCGATGGCTTCGTTAGCGTTACCTGGTATGAGTGGCTTTGTTGGTGAATTAACAATCTTTTTGGGAATTACCACCAGCGATGCTTACAACCCTGCGTTTAAGGTTGTTGTCACTCTCTTAGCTGCGGTGGGTGTAATTTTAACTCCCATTTACCTGTTGTCGATGCTACGTCAAGTATTTTACGGTAACGAGAATTCTGGAATTGTCATTGAAGAGTATCTTGGTGACGCGAAGCCACGCGAGGTATTTATTGCAGCTTGCTTACTATTGCCAATTATCGGCATCGGGATGTATCCTAAATTGGCAACTCAGACATATGATGTCAAAACAGTTGCAGTTGCAGCACAAGTACGCCAAGTGTTACCAACAGTTATCGCGCAAAAACAGCGATCGCCTCTCTATTCAACTGCATTAGTTGCACCACAGCTAGCTGTACCTGAATCACAAGTACTGATTGCTAGCGAATAAGTTAAATTCCACTGTCAACCTAATGAAGATCTTACGCTCCTTTTTACTTGCTCCTATTTTTGCTTTAGCTTTTAGTACCGTTGCTCAAGCCGCAATTCAAACGCAAGTTGTGGAATACAAGCAAGGCAACACAGTATTAGAAGGATACCTCGCCTACGATGATGAAATTCAAGGCAGGCGTCCTGGTGTTATGGTTGTTCATGAGTGGACAGGAATCAATCCTTATATTCAACAACGCGCACAACAATTAGCAAAACTAGGATATGTTGCGTTTGCAGCGGATATTTACGGTAAAGGTATTAGACCTAAAAATCCCCAAGAAGCAGCAGCACAAGCTAAAATTTACAGATCTAACCGTCAGTTAATGCGCGATCGCGCTTTGGCAGGATTACAAGTCTTACAAAAAAATTCTCTAACTGATGCCCAACGCATTGCTGCTATTGGATATTGTTTCGGTGGTGGCACTGTATTGGAACTTGCCCGTAGTGGGGCAAATGTTGCTGGCGTTGTCAGTTTTCACGGTAATTTAGATACGCCAGATTCCAGTGATGCGAAGAATATTAAAGGTAAAGTACTTGTCTTACATGGTGCTGAAGATCCTTTAGTACCACCCGAACAGGTTTTAGGTTTTGCTGAGGAAATGGGCAATGCTGGAGTTGATTGGCAATTAATGGCTTACGGTGGTGCGGTTCACAGTTTTACAAATCCTGAAGCAGGTAGCGATAAATCTCAAGGTGTAGCGTATAATCAGTTAGCTGATCGCCGTTCTTGGCAAGATATGCGGCAGTTTTTCGCGGAGATTTTTGGAGTAAGATAGCGAACCGCAGAGAAATGAGTGAACAAGATCTTGTAGCTATTGCACAGTTAGAGGAAAAATTAGATGCTACGTTGCAGGTAGTGTCTAAACTAGTGACTGCTTTGGATTCTATGCGCAGTGGCGATCCTCAGTTTATTTTTGAGATGGACTTAGTTAAGCACTCTTTATGTGAAATAGGGTATTTTGAAAACAAGCCTCTAGAAGAGTAGGCTTAATTATAAGCATTTTTTTGATATGAAACCTGGGCATTTGTAATCTGTTGGCATTCTCTTGCCCAGAGAGGAAATTTCATGCCTGTTACCTTTAGTGACATTATCACGGCTTGTAATTCTGAAGAAAACTTTCTCCAAATTTTTCAAAATGCCTTCTCTCAGGTTGATCAGCCGCTTCTCCAAGAGCATCGTATAATTTTAACAGCTTGTTATAGAAATCCAGGACTTTCTCTAACTCTAAAAGGAGAGACACCAGAATTCTTAGCTCAGTCCTGGTTGCAAAAGTATTGTTATAGCTTCGAGAACAGAATCTCAAGACGAATCTCTCAACCTCCGAGAACAGTTGCTGATCCAATCGTCGATACAATTATCAAAGCTAGGTTAACAGGATTAACTGAAAAACATCTTGAGCAGATTAAGTATGCTCATAGATTGTCCATGTCAGCAGAAAATATTCAAGGCTTACTTCTTGAAGAATTTCTAGCTGAACAACTAGCTGATTATGGTTGGTACTGTTGTTGGGGAGAAGTTATCCGCCACGTCGATTTTTGCCACATAGATGGCTCCCTTTTACAAGTAAAAAACCGTAGTAATTCAGAAAATAGCTCTTCTTCTAGGGTCAGGATTAATCAACCAATCGAAAAATGGCACAGGGTTGATGCAAAAACAGGACTATACAAATGGTCATACTTTAATACGAAATATAATACAAATCGCTTCTCCGAAGAAAACTTTATTCTTTTTGTTCAGAAAGTTTTATTAGCAAATCCAAGTGCTTTAGCACTAGAAGCAAATAATCCTTGGCAATCTTTGTCTCAGTCTTCAGACTAAATTCAAGGAAAGTTGTTTTACAGATGGTTCCAGAGAGCCTAAAGTTTCAATAGTCCAACTTACATCATCAGTCTTGTGATACCGCGAGTAGGGAAAGTCGGGGTAAATAGTTGGTGTTTCGCCCTTGAGGTGGTTTAGTAACATTCTGGCGATCGCTTTTCCTAAAGAACAGGGCACAGCATTTCCAACTTGTCGATATTGATCGAGTAAACTTCCTGCAATTACCCAATCATCGGGAAATTCTTGGATTCGCTTGTACTCTTCAATACTCAGCGGTCGATTTTCTTCTGGATGTGCCAGATCTGTTGCAGGCATTGCAGGATGCGTCACGAGCGTTGGAGCAGGCTTATCCCAGGCTAATCTCCGATAAAAACCTGTTTTTCCACCTCCTGCGTGATAAGAAGCCCCAAGTGCTTCTTGGTGCAACTCTACTGGCAAATCTCGCCAACATTGTCCAGGTTTCAAAAGTTTATAGTATCTGATTCGTTTTTCAGGAAACTTGATGAATTGATGTTTATCAGGAAGTCCTGCTAGCGCATCTCTCAATGTTCGCCAATGAGGAAGTCCATACAAACCTTTCTCCGAATGAGTTGGTGTGAGATAGGGAAGCTTTTCTCCGTCACGGCTGCAAGCAATTACAACTCTTTCTCTTTGTTGTGGCGAACCAAAATTGGCAGCGTTGTACAAGTTGAAGGAAACACTATAACCAGCTTCTTTGAGCTTCCGAGTGATGAAAAGTAGTGCACCTCCCCGTTGTTCATCCTGAGATAATGATGGGTAGTTATTTCCTCTCATCTCATGTGGTCTGTGCTTTAACGGAGCAGATAATAGTCCTCGGACGTTTTCTATTACTGCGAACCTCGGTTTGAGTTCGACAATCAAATCAATGAAAGTTAAAAAGACATTTCCTCGTTCATCATTGAACCCTTGTCGCTTACCTGCACTGCTGAAAGCTTGGCACGGGGGACCACCAACAATTACATCAATCTCTTCTTCAGAACTTAATCCCGCCTTTTCCCGAATTGCTGTAGCTGAGTAGTCTCTAATATCTCCAATTAGCGCGATATCCGGTCGATTCGTTTCGATCGTTTTTCGGGCTGCTGAATCTATTTCACAAGCGAGAATTACTTTGATTCCTTCCTTTTCCAGTCCTAAATCTAAACCCATGCATCCAGAGAAAAAACTTAATGCTTTTAGGGATGGTTTACTAAAAGATCTCCTTGCATGATCCCGAACAAATCTGCTTGTATCCTCCTCTTTAGATCGATACTCATCAACAGATTCCGCCGCAACAATCCATCGGCTGCTAATCCTTTCTCCGCTGATGTCACCGTAGCGGAGCAATTTGCGAACGTATTGCTCAGAGCAATTCAATATTTCCGAAGCTTCTTTCACAGAGAGGTATTGAGCAGACATAGATTTCGGACACGAAACTCAAACTAAGTACCCAAATTCAATCTAATTATAGTGTCTTTTCCTACTAAGTGCTGTTTGATGTTTGTGCAGGCAGTTTATTTAGAAAGAATGATCCAAACCGCATGAACAATTCCTGGAATGTAACCCAGTAAAGTTAAAAGCACATTGATCCAAAAATCTCTACCCAAACCTACTTGCAAAAATACACCAAGAGGCGGCAAAAAGATTGCGCATATTAGGCGAAGAATATCCATTGTATTATGTGATGTGACAACTTTTTATTGAATTAAAGGGTGGTTTTTAGCACACCGGTATTGGTAATTATGCTAACACCTTAACTTGATTGTGGTGCAGCGTTAATTTGCCTGGATTTTGTAATGAACAGTGGGCGTATTTAGAGCCATTGTTGCCATCTATACTTTACTTATTCAAGACTACTAGGTAGAAATCTTGACTCAAGATATGTTTCACTAGGAGTATGTAAGAAACCTTGTCTAGCCTTTTTGTACCACTTTTTTGCTTCTGCCCGATCTACTTCTATACCGTCATCACCAAACAGAAAAATCCCTGCTAAATTATTTGAAGCTAGACCATAACCCTGTTCAGCTGCTTTCTTATACCACTTAACTGCTTCTAAAATATTCCTCTCTAGGCCAAGACCTAGATGGTAAGTATTTGCAATTATACACTGCGCTTCAGCCTCTCCACAATCAGCAATTGGCTTTAAAATTTTAACAGCAGTTGTGTAATCTCCTGCTTGAAATGCAGCTATCCCTTCTGCTAAATTTGGCATCTTAGCTATATTCTTTATGATTAACTTCTGACTGGATTAACTACTCTTAGTAAGTAGGAACAAGCTACCCACCACTGATTTTTGCTTTGTAACCTTGTTGAGTAAGAATTTCAATAATTTTTTGCTTGTGATCGCCTTGAATTTCAATTTCGTTGTCTTTAACAGTTCCGCCACTACCACACTGTGATTTGAGTTGCTTTACCAAAGCTGTTAAAGTCTCTGGTGTGGATTGAAATCCACTAATTACCGTTACTGTTTTACCTTTACGTCCTTTACGCGAAGCTTGGACGCGGAGATTTTGTTGCGCGGGTGGTAAGTCTTGAACACCGCGTTCTAGCGCAGGAGAGTTATCGCCGCCAAACTCGCGGTATACATAGGGACTATCTGAAGATTTACGATTTGCAGCAGCCATAGTAGAAGTTGAAAGCTTGAGTTTAATTTATAATTAATTAACTGTATTCCGTTATTTTAGCCAGTCTGTGACTACTACTCCCTTACCTGCACAATCGCAAGCTGAACAACGCCCCGACTCACTCGGACGCTTTGGGCGCTTTGGTGGTAAATATGTACCTGAAACGTTGATGCCAGCATTGAGTCAACTCGAAGCAGCGTATCAACAATATCGCCACGATCCAGAATTTATCGCCGAGTTACAAGAATTGCTGCGAGATTATGTAGGAAGGGCTACACCACTATATTTTGCGGAACGTCTGACGGCGCATTATGCCCGACAGAATGGCACAGGTGCGCAAATCTATTTAAAGCGCGAAGATTTGAACCATACTGGCGCGCACAAAATTAATAATGCCCTAGCGCAAGTATTACTCGCTAAACGCATGGGTAAGCAGCGGATTATTGCCGAAACAGGTGCAGGACAACACGGCGTTGCCACAGCTACAGTTTGCGCGAGATTTGGCTTAAAATGCATAGTTTATATGGGCGTTCAAGATATGGAACGCCAAAGCCTTAACGTATTTCGGATGCGGTTAATGGGCGCGGAAGTTAGCCCTGTGTCAGCGGGAACAGGAACGCTTAAGGATGCAACTTCTGAAGCAATTCGCGATTGGGTAACGAATGTAGAAACGACTCACTATATTTTAGGTTCAGTTGCAGGTCCACACCCGTATCCCATGATTGTACGTGATTTTCATGCTGTGATTGGTAAAGAAACTCGCGCGCAGTGTCTAGAAAAATGGGGGGGATTACCTGATATTCTGCTCGCGTGTGTGGGTGGTGGTTCTAACGCAATGGGCTTATTTCATGAATTCGTGAACGATTCCTCTGTAAGATTAATTGGTGTTGAAGCCGCAGGCGAAGGCGTCAATACTGAAAAACACGCGGCCACTTTGACTCAGGGGCGTGTTGGCGTGTTACACGGGGCGATGAGTTATCTTTTGCAAGACGATGACGGTCAAGTTTTAGAAGCACACTCAATTAGTGCAGGGTTAGATTATCCTGGGGTAGGACCTGAACATAGCTATTTAAAAGACATACAACGAGCAGAATATTACAGCGTTACTGACGAAGAAGCGTTAGCCGCATTTAAGCGTACAGCACAACTAGAGGGAATTATTCCGGCGCTTGAAACTGCACACGCGATCGCGTATCTTGATACTTTATGTCAACAACTCGCAGGAAGTCCGCGAATTGTCATCAATTGTTCGGGGCGTGGCGACAAAGATGTACAAACTGTCGCAAAGCATCTTCAGTAAATTTTGTTAATAGGTAATTGGCTTAATCGTCTCTCTTCTGCTTTGTCCTCCTCGGTTTTGAGAATCAACTCTACGCACTGGTGCAGGCGATAATTTTTGCAAGATCTTTAATTGCAACGATACAGTTGGTAGTTGTAACCATTGACGGGTGGTGAAGATAGAGCATCAAATGTACAGCTATCTACTGCTAGTGGGGCGTGAAAATTAATTAACCACAAGTCTAGCGGCCGAGGAAAATTATTTACAGCTTGTTGTAAAGTCGTCGTGGGTGCGCTGGTTTCACGCGCTAGCAGAAATTGCGGCGTATCAATTCCAGCCAATTTAAATTCCCTTCCTAGACCCATCATTTCGCCAATTTGCACGTGCGTTTTGTGTGTTGTCGCAATAAGTATTGGCGATCGCGAGGCATTTTGCATAATTTCCAGCATCAAGTCAGGGCGGTAGTATTTTTGATAACCCAAATTACACACTACCGTAATTGCACTTAGTAGCCCCATTAGCCAGATTAACGCGACAGCACGTTTTCCTTGCTGATCAGGAGTCCGCCAACATACTGCAAGACTTGCTCCGAGTAAAACCATCACCGCCGGAAAGTAGACGAAGTTGTAACGCGCACCACGAGTCAGATCAATTCCAAAAACGTAAGTGAAGAAAAAGAACAACGCGATCGCACTACACACAATTCCCACAAAAACCCG
The genomic region above belongs to Chroogloeocystis siderophila 5.2 s.c.1 and contains:
- a CDS encoding DNA cytosine methyltransferase, whose product is MSAQYLSVKEASEILNCSEQYVRKLLRYGDISGERISSRWIVAAESVDEYRSKEEDTSRFVRDHARRSFSKPSLKALSFFSGCMGLDLGLEKEGIKVILACEIDSAARKTIETNRPDIALIGDIRDYSATAIREKAGLSSEEEIDVIVGGPPCQAFSSAGKRQGFNDERGNVFLTFIDLIVELKPRFAVIENVRGLLSAPLKHRPHEMRGNNYPSLSQDEQRGGALLFITRKLKEAGYSVSFNLYNAANFGSPQQRERVVIACSRDGEKLPYLTPTHSEKGLYGLPHWRTLRDALAGLPDKHQFIKFPEKRIRYYKLLKPGQCWRDLPVELHQEALGASYHAGGGKTGFYRRLAWDKPAPTLVTHPAMPATDLAHPEENRPLSIEEYKRIQEFPDDWVIAGSLLDQYRQVGNAVPCSLGKAIARMLLNHLKGETPTIYPDFPYSRYHKTDDVSWTIETLGSLEPSVKQLSLNLV
- a CDS encoding NAD(P)H-quinone oxidoreductase subunit 4, translating into MLSTQIPWLTTIILLPLVAALAIPLIPDNQGKTVRWYALGVGIADLVLMVYAVWQNYDLQISTFQLAESYPWIPQLGMNWSVAVDGLSLPLVLLTGFVTTLSILAAWNVTKKPRLFFALMLMMYSAQIGVFVAQDMLLFFLMWELELVPVYLLISIWGGQNRRYAATKFILYTAAGSIFILVAAFAMAMYGDVVTFDMATLGIKQYPRAFELLVYAALLIAFGVKLPIFPLHTWLPDAHSEASAPVSMILAGVLLKMAGYGLIRMNIEMLPNAHVSFAPVLAILGVVNIVYGALTAFAQTNLKRRLAYSSIAHMGFVLIGIASFTELGIGGAVLQMVSHGLIAASLFFLSGVTYERTHTLIMEKMGGMAQAMPKVFALFTAGAMASLALPGMSGFVGELTIFLGITTSDAYNPAFKVVVTLLAAVGVILTPIYLLSMLRQVFYGNENSGIVIEEYLGDAKPREVFIAACLLLPIIGIGMYPKLATQTYDVKTVAVAAQVRQVLPTVIAQKQRSPLYSTALVAPQLAVPESQVLIASE
- a CDS encoding SinI family restriction endonuclease — protein: MPVTFSDIITACNSEENFLQIFQNAFSQVDQPLLQEHRIILTACYRNPGLSLTLKGETPEFLAQSWLQKYCYSFENRISRRISQPPRTVADPIVDTIIKARLTGLTEKHLEQIKYAHRLSMSAENIQGLLLEEFLAEQLADYGWYCCWGEVIRHVDFCHIDGSLLQVKNRSNSENSSSSRVRINQPIEKWHRVDAKTGLYKWSYFNTKYNTNRFSEENFILFVQKVLLANPSALALEANNPWQSLSQSSD
- a CDS encoding dienelactone hydrolase family protein is translated as MKILRSFLLAPIFALAFSTVAQAAIQTQVVEYKQGNTVLEGYLAYDDEIQGRRPGVMVVHEWTGINPYIQQRAQQLAKLGYVAFAADIYGKGIRPKNPQEAAAQAKIYRSNRQLMRDRALAGLQVLQKNSLTDAQRIAAIGYCFGGGTVLELARSGANVAGVVSFHGNLDTPDSSDAKNIKGKVLVLHGAEDPLVPPEQVLGFAEEMGNAGVDWQLMAYGGAVHSFTNPEAGSDKSQGVAYNQLADRRSWQDMRQFFAEIFGVR
- a CDS encoding tetratricopeptide repeat protein produces the protein MPNLAEGIAAFQAGDYTTAVKILKPIADCGEAEAQCIIANTYHLGLGLERNILEAVKWYKKAAEQGYGLASNNLAGIFLFGDDGIEVDRAEAKKWYKKARQGFLHTPSETYLESRFLPSSLE
- a CDS encoding class I SAM-dependent methyltransferase; this encodes MTLKQAKDWYSTVASVHTSEQRKNWYSAAAEAYNQVRPRYPQQLINRAIELAKLPDEAIILEVGCGSGIATVAFADRGFSMICLEPNPEMCRLAQQNCIQYPNVKIVNTSFEEWHVEAKKFNAVVAATSFHWISPEIGYSKAATALQDNGSLILLWNAIPIQPPYAIYQLLQEVYQTYAPSLAEYEVRSTQEESISRFRTNSDRVRAI
- the trpB gene encoding tryptophan synthase subunit beta, encoding MTTTPLPAQSQAEQRPDSLGRFGRFGGKYVPETLMPALSQLEAAYQQYRHDPEFIAELQELLRDYVGRATPLYFAERLTAHYARQNGTGAQIYLKREDLNHTGAHKINNALAQVLLAKRMGKQRIIAETGAGQHGVATATVCARFGLKCIVYMGVQDMERQSLNVFRMRLMGAEVSPVSAGTGTLKDATSEAIRDWVTNVETTHYILGSVAGPHPYPMIVRDFHAVIGKETRAQCLEKWGGLPDILLACVGGGSNAMGLFHEFVNDSSVRLIGVEAAGEGVNTEKHAATLTQGRVGVLHGAMSYLLQDDDGQVLEAHSISAGLDYPGVGPEHSYLKDIQRAEYYSVTDEEALAAFKRTAQLEGIIPALETAHAIAYLDTLCQQLAGSPRIVINCSGRGDKDVQTVAKHLQ
- a CDS encoding YqaE/Pmp3 family membrane protein — encoded protein: MDILRLICAIFLPPLGVFLQVGLGRDFWINVLLTLLGYIPGIVHAVWIILSK
- a CDS encoding translation initiation factor, whose protein sequence is MAAANRKSSDSPYVYREFGGDNSPALERGVQDLPPAQQNLRVQASRKGRKGKTVTVISGFQSTPETLTALVKQLKSQCGSGGTVKDNEIEIQGDHKQKIIEILTQQGYKAKISGG